In Phytoactinopolyspora mesophila, the following are encoded in one genomic region:
- a CDS encoding protein-tyrosine phosphatase family protein — translation MNTWAHEHGVVELPDGRRLRGAGTRKPRGDMPAPDFAVYLLGRDPEAEPWLYRWVRWRDFRLPDSTDAAVAALREAYERAAEQRVEIACGGGIGRTGAALALLATMSGVAPERAVGWVRAHYHRRAVETRRQRRWVEATAASLRTESG, via the coding sequence GTGAACACATGGGCCCACGAGCACGGTGTGGTTGAGCTGCCCGACGGTCGACGACTCCGTGGCGCGGGAACGCGCAAGCCTCGCGGTGACATGCCGGCACCGGACTTCGCGGTTTACCTGCTCGGCCGCGACCCGGAGGCGGAACCGTGGCTATATCGCTGGGTCCGGTGGCGCGACTTCCGGTTGCCCGACTCGACGGACGCCGCGGTGGCAGCGTTGCGTGAGGCATATGAGCGGGCCGCCGAGCAGCGCGTCGAAATCGCGTGTGGCGGCGGCATCGGCCGCACCGGGGCTGCTCTCGCTCTTCTGGCTACGATGAGCGGCGTCGCGCCGGAGAGAGCGGTGGGCTGGGTTCGCGCGCACTACCATCGTCGCGCCGTCGAGACCCGCAGGCAACGACGCTGGGTTGAGGCGACGGCGGCGTCGCTGCGGACCGAGAGCGGTTGA
- a CDS encoding helix-turn-helix domain-containing protein: MEYVSRVPRPPLDGLIDDLYYLEGAPPYARLTLPPPAALLIVNLGAPFRIRAGTDIEPGGYADGCVVTMPTRAWEFGYPLRTRSVGVHFKPWGLAPFLPMPAVELCDRPVTVEQVWGRPAIAELRDRLDTADGPHEMLTLLEEELMRRLRETAGLGLVRHTSSVIAATGGAVAIGDLRVAAGVSSTHLAQRFKELIGVTPKRLARTYRFAATVFAINPAEPIDWGDLAGRAGYFDQAHFGHEFRAFTGLTPTRYVEVRRRFLREHPGHVLDSWPLPAD; the protein is encoded by the coding sequence GTGGAGTATGTGTCCAGAGTGCCGCGACCGCCGCTGGACGGGCTGATCGACGACCTTTACTACCTGGAGGGTGCGCCGCCGTACGCCCGGCTGACCCTGCCGCCGCCGGCGGCGTTGCTCATCGTCAACCTCGGGGCGCCGTTTCGCATCCGCGCCGGCACCGACATCGAGCCGGGCGGGTACGCCGACGGCTGCGTGGTCACCATGCCCACCCGCGCGTGGGAGTTCGGCTACCCACTGCGGACCCGGTCCGTCGGCGTGCACTTCAAGCCGTGGGGGCTGGCGCCGTTCCTGCCGATGCCCGCGGTCGAGCTGTGTGACCGGCCGGTGACGGTAGAGCAGGTTTGGGGCCGGCCCGCCATTGCTGAGCTGCGAGACCGGCTGGACACGGCGGACGGACCGCACGAGATGCTGACGCTGCTCGAGGAGGAGCTGATGCGGCGGCTTCGCGAGACCGCCGGCCTGGGGCTGGTCCGCCATACGAGCAGCGTCATCGCGGCGACCGGCGGGGCGGTGGCGATCGGCGACCTGAGGGTGGCAGCCGGTGTCAGTAGCACTCATCTGGCACAGCGATTCAAGGAGCTCATCGGCGTCACGCCGAAGCGGCTGGCCCGCACCTACCGCTTCGCCGCCACCGTGTTCGCGATCAACCCGGCCGAACCGATCGACTGGGGCGACCTCGCCGGTCGCGCAGGCTACTTCGACCAGGCCCACTTCGGCCACGAGTTCCGGGCGTTCACCGGGCTCACGCCGACCCGGTACGTCGAAGTCCGGCGGCGGTTCCTGCGTGAGCATCCCGGCCACGTGCTGGACAGCTGGCCGCTGCCGGCCGATTGA
- a CDS encoding putative quinol monooxygenase, whose product MVIVAGHITVNPQQRDSYLAGCVSIVEQARQTDGCLDFAITADLLDSDRVNIFERWESQTAVESFRNSGPSEDQSSAILSASVTEYDIASTRPLTDDGTA is encoded by the coding sequence ATGGTCATCGTCGCTGGACACATCACGGTCAATCCCCAGCAGCGAGACTCCTACCTCGCCGGCTGTGTGAGCATCGTCGAACAAGCCCGCCAGACCGATGGCTGTCTCGACTTCGCCATCACCGCCGACCTGCTCGACTCTGACCGCGTCAACATCTTCGAGCGCTGGGAGTCGCAGACCGCAGTCGAGAGTTTCCGCAACAGTGGCCCCAGCGAAGACCAGAGCAGCGCAATTTTGTCAGCCTCGGTCACCGAATACGACATCGCCAGCACACGGCCCCTGACCGACGACGGCACGGCCTGA
- a CDS encoding alpha/beta fold hydrolase: MSDATEWHVRELVVKRSGCPVHASVRGSESAPLVVLSHGAAMDHRMFDPQLAPLLDAGYRVMTVDLRGHGKSKPVGEVPFMVTDLADDVLALVDQLGVDRFVIIGQSMGGYVAQDLVLRYPDRIVALGIIGSTCITAPLTRLEMFSLRTSPLWFRLWPWGNLRRTVAKATAVTDEARAYAYDAVSALRKQEFIAVWNAVALAVQPRPGYRIEHPLLLTHGDQDRTGNIRRSAPAWAERDPRARYKVIANAGHNANQDNPEFFNRILLEFLSEFVSTGRAAQ; encoded by the coding sequence ATGAGTGATGCAACTGAATGGCACGTGCGAGAGCTTGTAGTGAAGCGTTCGGGTTGTCCGGTCCACGCCTCGGTGCGTGGTTCGGAGTCGGCGCCGTTGGTGGTGTTGAGCCACGGGGCAGCAATGGACCACCGGATGTTCGACCCCCAACTTGCGCCGCTCCTCGACGCGGGTTACCGGGTGATGACGGTGGATTTGCGTGGACATGGGAAGTCGAAGCCTGTCGGCGAGGTCCCCTTTATGGTCACGGACCTGGCCGACGACGTGCTCGCGCTGGTTGATCAGCTCGGCGTAGACCGGTTCGTCATCATCGGCCAGTCCATGGGGGGCTACGTCGCGCAGGACCTGGTCCTCCGGTACCCGGATCGGATTGTTGCCCTCGGCATCATCGGCTCAACGTGCATAACAGCGCCTTTGACGCGATTGGAGATGTTCTCCTTGCGTACCTCTCCGTTGTGGTTTCGGTTGTGGCCCTGGGGAAACCTGCGCCGGACTGTGGCCAAGGCAACCGCGGTCACCGACGAGGCGCGTGCCTACGCCTACGATGCCGTGAGCGCGCTGAGAAAGCAGGAGTTCATTGCCGTCTGGAATGCCGTCGCCCTGGCGGTGCAGCCCCGACCCGGTTACCGAATCGAGCACCCGCTGCTGCTGACCCACGGCGACCAGGACAGGACCGGCAACATCCGTCGCTCCGCGCCTGCCTGGGCCGAACGGGATCCGCGGGCACGGTACAAGGTCATCGCGAACGCTGGGCACAACGCCAATCAGGACAACCCAGAGTTCTTCAATCGGATCTTGTTGGAGTTCCTGTCCGAGTTCGTTTCTACCGGGAGGGCGGCGCAGTGA
- the bla gene encoding class A beta-lactamase, with protein MNVITALRRPAAVAVLAAATLLPLAACSTTEDTSATEIPTPPAATTPAAESTALPTIEPTDEPADVRLDERFEDLESAYDARLGVYVLDTGSGQDITYRADERFAYASTFKILLCAVVLDQHSFDDLEELITFSADDLQAHSPITSERVETGMTIRELCDAATRYGDNTAVNLLLDVLGGPSGLGEALKAAGDDVISVDRYAPELSEATPGDTRDTSTPRALATTLRLFALEDALPEDKRELLTEWMVGNLTGEDLIRAGIPDDWTVGDRTGAAHYGTRNCIAIVWPPDRDPILIALLTSRDTEDAERQDELIVEATEAIVDALT; from the coding sequence ATGAACGTCATCACCGCCCTGCGCCGCCCTGCGGCCGTCGCCGTCCTGGCCGCAGCGACCCTTCTTCCGCTCGCCGCCTGCTCCACCACCGAGGACACGTCGGCCACTGAAATCCCCACACCACCGGCCGCCACAACCCCCGCCGCAGAGTCCACGGCACTGCCAACCATCGAGCCGACCGACGAGCCCGCCGATGTGCGATTGGATGAGCGGTTCGAGGACCTGGAGAGCGCATACGACGCACGACTCGGCGTGTATGTCCTGGACACCGGCAGCGGACAGGACATCACCTACCGTGCCGACGAGCGGTTCGCGTACGCCTCGACCTTCAAGATCCTGCTCTGCGCCGTGGTGCTCGATCAGCACTCCTTCGACGATCTAGAGGAGCTGATCACCTTCTCCGCGGACGACTTGCAGGCACATTCGCCGATCACCAGCGAACGCGTCGAGACCGGGATGACGATCCGGGAGCTGTGTGACGCCGCGACCCGATACGGCGACAACACCGCGGTGAATCTCCTCCTCGACGTCCTCGGGGGCCCAAGCGGTCTGGGCGAGGCTCTGAAAGCCGCCGGCGACGACGTCATCAGCGTCGACCGGTACGCGCCCGAGTTGAGCGAGGCCACTCCGGGAGACACACGAGACACGAGCACGCCGCGTGCGCTCGCCACCACTCTTCGCCTGTTCGCGCTGGAAGATGCCCTCCCCGAGGACAAGCGCGAACTCCTCACTGAATGGATGGTCGGGAACCTCACGGGAGAAGACCTCATCCGGGCCGGCATACCCGACGACTGGACCGTCGGTGACAGGACCGGAGCCGCCCATTACGGCACCCGCAACTGCATCGCGATCGTCTGGCCGCCTGATCGCGATCCCATCCTGATCGCGCTTCTCACCAGTCGGGACACCGAGGACGCCGAACGCCAGGACGAGCTGATCGTCGAGGCGACCGAAGCGATCGTTGATGCCCTGACGTAA
- a CDS encoding dihydrofolate reductase family protein, with protein MGKVVMYASVSVDGFVADENDQPGPLFDWLSSGDVPLDESGALKVSQTSYDYTRAYWDQIGATVVGRHVFDMTDGWDGKPPSGIDHVVVVTHRPMPEGWDPEAPFHFVDGVEAAVAKAQELAGERIVEVAAGDVGGQALAAGLVDEVRMDVVPVVFGSGKRYFGSVHAQHLLEDPDVVIQGNRVLHLRYRVRR; from the coding sequence GTGGGCAAGGTGGTCATGTACGCCTCGGTGTCGGTGGACGGCTTCGTCGCCGACGAGAACGATCAGCCCGGACCGCTGTTCGATTGGCTGTCCAGCGGTGACGTGCCGTTGGACGAGAGCGGAGCGCTAAAGGTGTCGCAGACGTCCTACGACTACACCCGGGCGTACTGGGACCAGATCGGGGCGACCGTCGTCGGCCGCCACGTCTTCGACATGACGGACGGCTGGGACGGCAAGCCCCCGAGCGGGATCGATCACGTGGTGGTCGTGACGCACCGGCCGATGCCCGAGGGCTGGGACCCCGAGGCGCCGTTTCACTTCGTCGACGGTGTCGAGGCAGCCGTGGCCAAGGCGCAAGAGCTTGCGGGGGAGCGCATCGTCGAGGTCGCCGCTGGCGACGTCGGTGGCCAGGCGCTTGCCGCAGGCCTGGTCGACGAGGTGCGCATGGACGTCGTACCCGTCGTATTCGGGTCCGGCAAGCGCTACTTCGGGTCGGTCCACGCGCAGCACCTGTTGGAGGATCCCGACGTCGTGATTCAGGGCAACCGGGTGCTTCACCTGCGCTATCGGGTGCGCCGTTGA
- a CDS encoding LysR family transcriptional regulator, which translates to MDVLGACQAFVYVSERGSFTTGAAAARMSQPVVSRRIAALERHFGGTLFDRSSRRATLTPFGRAMLPSAKRLVRLAEAMNDAAVRAKLSPLRLAVPDTCPPRDLAQLAAEARTLEIYLDFQAAPPQERRDLVRSLDVRAALVALPAGDGQWTVPLGLASAVEPQERAVYVETLRPGRGDSGSPRRIWIQPEDDVPHIRDRIIRLRDAVGLWPVQVAVAGAPTTAVAEVLASTDVLLCSAKEARELGLHWRPMGEVEPMRGYDVLAEHRDDALRLGSHLGTSIGRCLGAPDSEASTR; encoded by the coding sequence GTGGATGTTCTAGGCGCGTGCCAGGCGTTCGTCTACGTGAGCGAACGCGGCAGCTTCACTACAGGTGCCGCGGCGGCGCGGATGTCGCAACCGGTGGTCAGCCGCCGCATCGCCGCCCTTGAGCGGCACTTTGGCGGGACGCTGTTCGACCGGTCGTCGCGGCGGGCCACGCTGACGCCTTTCGGCCGGGCGATGCTGCCTTCGGCGAAGCGGCTGGTGCGGCTGGCGGAGGCGATGAACGACGCGGCGGTCCGGGCGAAGCTCAGCCCGCTCCGGCTGGCCGTGCCGGACACGTGCCCTCCACGCGATTTGGCTCAGCTGGCCGCCGAAGCCCGTACCCTGGAGATCTACCTCGACTTCCAAGCCGCCCCGCCCCAGGAGCGCCGGGACCTCGTGCGGTCTCTCGATGTGCGAGCCGCGCTGGTGGCGCTGCCCGCGGGAGACGGCCAGTGGACTGTTCCACTCGGTCTGGCCAGTGCGGTTGAACCGCAGGAACGGGCCGTCTATGTCGAAACCTTGCGGCCTGGCCGTGGAGACAGCGGATCGCCGCGAAGGATCTGGATCCAGCCGGAGGACGACGTTCCGCACATCCGGGACCGGATCATCCGGTTGCGCGATGCCGTGGGGCTGTGGCCTGTTCAGGTTGCCGTGGCCGGAGCGCCGACGACGGCGGTCGCGGAGGTACTCGCGTCCACGGACGTACTGCTCTGCTCGGCGAAGGAAGCCCGGGAGCTTGGGCTGCACTGGCGGCCGATGGGTGAGGTCGAGCCGATGCGGGGGTACGACGTTCTGGCCGAGCATCGCGACGACGCGCTGCGTCTCGGTTCGCACCTGGGAACCAGCATCGGACGCTGCCTAGGAGCGCCAGACAGCGAGGCGAGCACCAGATGA
- a CDS encoding TetR family transcriptional regulator, which translates to MSARDPQRRDKLLDAAIALILRSGVRRASIDEIARAAGVSKGAVYLEFSSRDALVDTVVRREYRRYLADALTRVEADPEGGRLSGIYRHSIAALLDRPFLRAMYEDNGQIVAGLLRGAERYRPRVLLGAQFLSELADAGLLRSDVDPAVVSHLLSVLVVGPLLAEPVLRDDAAPSLETTFGLLADLVVSGLEPDERRDPAPGVRAFRELVEGIDQELADDSPPG; encoded by the coding sequence GTGAGTGCACGGGATCCGCAGCGGCGCGACAAGCTGCTCGACGCCGCCATCGCGCTCATCCTCCGCTCCGGTGTCCGGCGTGCCTCGATCGATGAGATCGCCCGCGCCGCCGGGGTGTCGAAAGGGGCGGTCTACCTGGAGTTCTCCAGCAGGGATGCGCTTGTCGACACTGTCGTGCGGCGTGAGTACCGTCGATATCTCGCCGACGCGCTCACCCGGGTCGAAGCCGACCCGGAAGGTGGGCGTCTGTCGGGCATCTACCGCCACTCGATCGCTGCGTTGCTTGATCGGCCGTTCCTGCGCGCTATGTACGAAGACAATGGTCAAATCGTTGCCGGACTGCTTCGGGGTGCCGAGCGCTACCGTCCGCGCGTGTTGCTCGGTGCGCAGTTCCTGAGTGAACTGGCCGATGCCGGATTGCTGCGCAGTGACGTCGATCCTGCTGTCGTCAGCCACCTGCTGAGTGTGCTTGTTGTCGGCCCGCTGCTGGCCGAGCCGGTGTTGCGTGATGATGCGGCGCCGTCGTTGGAGACGACGTTCGGGCTCCTGGCTGATCTTGTGGTTTCAGGGCTGGAACCTGATGAACGCCGCGACCCGGCACCCGGTGTGAGGGCGTTCCGGGAGCTGGTCGAGGGGATTGACCAGGAACTAGCTGATGATTCTCCGCCCGGCTGA
- a CDS encoding serine hydrolase, with product MSVERVVRRLRDDLDDAGLRGSFLVRDVHNGDEIGIEPDIEYPIASLVKLPLALATLDRIRAGELDGGEPVRVDPGDMIVAGPTGLSRFRHPAYVAIDDLLYLSMSISDNTATDILFGLTPPDDVAASMRASGFHGISVRHPIRDISETVAAQLQPADAHLAYSLAAEAGTSGRGHRIPQLDVTVANSGTARAFVDLLQALWKPSGLDPWTAERVRALMAGNVFRQRLAPDFSSDATKWSSRTGSLLNLRHEVGVVEHADGQVFAVAALTESRVPAFIQPAAEAVMGRVARTLRDQVRVM from the coding sequence ATGAGCGTCGAACGTGTCGTCCGGCGTTTGCGTGACGACCTGGATGATGCCGGGCTGCGCGGGTCCTTCCTGGTGCGAGACGTGCACAACGGCGACGAGATCGGCATTGAGCCCGACATCGAGTATCCGATCGCCTCACTGGTCAAGCTCCCGCTGGCGCTCGCCACGCTGGATCGGATTCGTGCCGGTGAACTCGATGGCGGCGAGCCGGTACGGGTCGATCCTGGTGACATGATCGTGGCTGGCCCCACGGGCCTGAGCAGATTCCGGCACCCGGCCTACGTCGCGATTGACGATCTGCTGTACCTGAGCATGAGCATCAGCGACAACACCGCGACCGACATCCTGTTCGGCCTGACACCACCCGACGACGTCGCTGCGTCCATGCGCGCGTCCGGTTTCCACGGCATCAGCGTGCGCCATCCCATCCGCGACATCAGCGAGACCGTGGCGGCACAGCTTCAGCCTGCCGACGCCCATCTCGCCTACTCACTGGCAGCCGAAGCCGGAACCTCCGGGCGCGGGCATCGGATACCGCAACTCGACGTCACGGTGGCCAACTCCGGTACGGCGCGCGCGTTCGTCGACCTGCTCCAGGCGTTGTGGAAGCCGTCCGGCCTGGACCCTTGGACCGCCGAGCGAGTTCGTGCGCTGATGGCCGGCAATGTGTTCAGGCAACGGCTAGCCCCGGATTTCAGCTCTGACGCCACGAAGTGGTCATCGAGAACCGGGTCCCTGCTCAACCTGCGGCACGAGGTAGGGGTAGTGGAGCACGCCGACGGGCAGGTGTTCGCGGTGGCTGCCCTGACCGAATCCAGGGTGCCCGCGTTCATCCAACCGGCCGCGGAAGCCGTCATGGGCCGGGTTGCCCGGACACTACGTGACCAGGTGCGGGTGATGTAG
- a CDS encoding hemerythrin domain-containing protein, whose protein sequence is MRQAWRRRTTRTPIISAHNTSGHASISDHDRLVAWGDELTRIHTQLRNALDVARAAVEDAGEAEELSDHAARNLLLYCRGFCAALSGHHRGEDAVLFPELLAMRPDLVPVVAQLTSDHNMIEHLLGGLAAAVESGVGTEEQLQHLDGIEAVMETHFRYEEKKLVDLLNEAELEKTKRQYFGPLAE, encoded by the coding sequence TTGCGTCAGGCATGGAGGCGTCGGACCACAAGGACACCCATCATCTCCGCGCACAACACATCCGGCCACGCCAGTATCTCCGATCATGACCGTCTCGTCGCTTGGGGCGATGAGCTCACCCGGATCCACACTCAACTCCGCAATGCGCTGGACGTTGCCCGTGCCGCCGTCGAGGACGCTGGCGAAGCCGAGGAACTGAGTGATCACGCCGCCCGCAACCTCCTGCTGTATTGCCGAGGCTTCTGCGCAGCACTGTCCGGGCACCACCGCGGGGAAGACGCCGTATTGTTTCCCGAGTTGCTGGCGATGCGGCCGGATCTCGTACCGGTGGTCGCACAGCTCACTAGCGATCACAACATGATCGAACATCTCTTGGGTGGCCTAGCGGCCGCCGTTGAGAGCGGAGTCGGCACCGAAGAGCAACTGCAGCATCTCGACGGTATCGAAGCCGTCATGGAGACTCATTTCCGCTACGAGGAGAAGAAGCTCGTCGACCTGCTGAACGAAGCCGAGCTCGAGAAGACAAAACGGCAATACTTCGGCCCGCTGGCCGAGTAA
- a CDS encoding GTP-binding protein, with the protein MGTLNLGILAHVDAGKTTLTERLLYAAGVIDEIGSVDDGSTQTDSLALERLRGITIKSAVVSFAIDDLTVNLIDTPGHPDFIAEVERVLSVLDATILVISAVEGVQAQTRVLMRTLQRLRIPTVLFVNKIDRRGARYDGLVAEIAEKLTPAAIPMGTARGLGTRHATFVPHAADNAGFSAHLAELLTDHDDALLAAYVEERVSHRRLRKALAAQTGRALVHPVFFGSAINGAGTEALIAGVRELLPNAPIDVNGPVSGTVFKVERSPAGEKVAYVRMFSGLVRVRDSLRFGRSGEEKVTAVSVFEHGQAVSAPAVAAGQIGKLWGLADIQVGDQVGVARGTLGDHHFAPPTLETAVVPRHRTDKTALYVALTQLAEQDPLISLRQDDNRQELYVSLYGEVQKEVIEATLADDYGIGVDFRESTTLCIERPIGTGEAAELLQEDSNPFRATIGLRVEPAPHGSGIEFRLSVDPRTVPAHIYKNVGGFTEMMEQYVRQSLREGLFGWQVTDCVVTMIRCGYSVADGPPSVRGPDSTAADFRKLTPLVLMSALARARTHVCEPIHHFRLETPPDTLGAVLPAVARLRAVPETPEMRGPSCVLKGDIPAAALHGLRQQLAGLTRGEGVVESRFDRYQPIRGKVPTRPRTDNNPLDRKVYLTRVLYRR; encoded by the coding sequence GTGGGCACATTGAACTTGGGAATCCTGGCGCATGTAGACGCCGGTAAAACAACTCTGACCGAGCGGCTGCTCTACGCCGCCGGCGTCATCGACGAGATCGGCAGCGTCGATGACGGCAGCACCCAGACCGACTCTCTCGCATTGGAACGGCTGCGCGGCATCACCATCAAGTCTGCGGTCGTGTCCTTCGCTATCGATGACCTCACGGTCAACCTGATCGACACGCCTGGTCATCCGGATTTCATCGCCGAGGTCGAGCGGGTACTGAGCGTGCTGGACGCCACCATCCTGGTCATCTCGGCGGTGGAGGGCGTGCAGGCGCAGACGCGTGTTCTTATGCGAACGCTGCAGCGGCTGCGCATCCCCACCGTCTTGTTCGTCAACAAGATCGACCGGCGTGGCGCGCGGTACGACGGCCTAGTCGCTGAGATCGCCGAGAAACTCACCCCAGCGGCCATCCCGATGGGAACCGCTCGCGGGCTTGGCACCCGTCATGCCACCTTCGTGCCACACGCCGCCGACAATGCTGGGTTCAGCGCCCACCTGGCCGAGCTGCTCACGGATCACGACGACGCGCTGCTCGCGGCGTACGTCGAGGAACGGGTCTCGCACCGCCGGCTCCGGAAAGCGCTGGCAGCGCAGACCGGGCGTGCGTTGGTGCACCCGGTGTTCTTCGGCTCGGCCATCAACGGCGCCGGCACGGAGGCGCTCATCGCAGGGGTCCGGGAACTGCTGCCGAACGCGCCGATCGACGTGAACGGCCCGGTGTCCGGCACCGTGTTCAAGGTGGAGCGTAGCCCGGCTGGCGAGAAGGTCGCCTACGTGCGGATGTTCTCCGGATTGGTGCGGGTCCGCGACTCGCTGCGGTTCGGGCGAAGCGGCGAAGAGAAGGTCACCGCGGTCAGCGTTTTCGAACACGGTCAGGCGGTTTCGGCTCCGGCCGTCGCCGCAGGGCAAATCGGCAAACTCTGGGGACTGGCCGATATCCAGGTAGGCGACCAGGTCGGCGTTGCCCGCGGAACGCTCGGCGACCACCACTTCGCGCCGCCAACGCTGGAGACGGCCGTCGTCCCCCGACATCGCACCGATAAGACGGCACTCTACGTGGCGCTCACCCAGCTCGCCGAGCAAGATCCGCTCATCAGCCTGCGGCAGGACGACAACCGCCAGGAGCTCTATGTCTCCCTGTATGGCGAGGTGCAGAAGGAGGTCATCGAGGCGACACTCGCCGACGACTATGGCATCGGCGTCGATTTCCGTGAGTCGACGACGCTCTGTATCGAGCGACCGATCGGCACCGGTGAGGCAGCCGAGCTGCTTCAGGAGGACTCGAATCCGTTCCGCGCCACCATCGGCCTGCGGGTAGAGCCGGCGCCGCACGGTTCCGGAATCGAGTTCCGGCTGAGCGTCGACCCACGTACGGTGCCAGCCCACATCTACAAGAATGTCGGTGGCTTCACCGAGATGATGGAGCAGTACGTCCGCCAGAGCCTGCGTGAAGGACTCTTTGGCTGGCAGGTGACGGACTGCGTGGTCACGATGATCAGATGCGGCTACAGCGTCGCGGACGGCCCACCGTCCGTGCGAGGACCGGACAGCACGGCCGCGGACTTCCGCAAGCTCACCCCGCTGGTCCTGATGAGCGCCCTGGCCCGGGCTCGCACCCACGTGTGTGAGCCGATCCACCACTTCCGCCTGGAGACGCCGCCAGACACCCTCGGGGCTGTGTTACCGGCCGTGGCCCGGCTCCGCGCCGTCCCAGAGACACCAGAAATGCGAGGTCCGTCGTGCGTGTTGAAAGGCGATATCCCAGCTGCGGCCTTGCACGGGCTGCGGCAGCAACTCGCTGGGCTCACCCGAGGCGAAGGTGTCGTGGAATCCCGCTTCGACCGGTACCAGCCAATCCGAGGCAAGGTCCCAACGCGGCCCCGCACGGACAACAATCCGCTCGACCGCAAGGTGTACCTCACGCGCGTTCTCTACCGGCGCTGA
- a CDS encoding CGNR zinc finger domain-containing protein: protein MVREDEDLLVDLLNTTPVVDGQRIDELADPAKARSWAAAHGGAGTAGETAKLRSARDAIQDVISGKSPAQTLAAQLERVTLGPRLRDGVLGWELQVSAEEMLAARALLAWAGIKERAPGRLRPCANPECCRFLLDRSNANRAQWCSMALCGNRLKARRHYQRTRATGTT, encoded by the coding sequence GTGGTGCGCGAGGACGAAGACCTGCTGGTGGATCTGCTCAACACGACACCCGTGGTCGACGGTCAGCGCATTGACGAGCTTGCGGACCCCGCCAAGGCGCGGAGTTGGGCGGCAGCCCACGGCGGCGCCGGCACCGCCGGCGAGACGGCGAAGCTCCGGAGCGCTCGCGATGCGATCCAGGACGTCATCAGCGGGAAATCGCCAGCACAGACGCTTGCCGCGCAGCTTGAACGGGTCACGCTGGGGCCACGGCTGCGCGACGGTGTCCTCGGTTGGGAGCTGCAGGTATCCGCCGAGGAAATGCTCGCGGCACGAGCGCTGCTTGCCTGGGCTGGGATCAAGGAACGCGCGCCCGGTCGCCTTCGGCCGTGTGCGAACCCCGAATGCTGCCGCTTCCTGCTCGACCGCAGCAACGCGAACAGGGCTCAATGGTGCTCGATGGCGTTATGCGGCAACCGGCTCAAGGCTCGCCGCCACTACCAACGCACACGAGCCACGGGCACGACGTAG
- a CDS encoding alpha/beta fold hydrolase, translating into MVAIHHRFAHVGGHRIFYREAGPRDSPTVVLLHGYPTSSHMFRTLIPLLADEYHVVAPDHLGFGLSDAPSVEEFDYSFDALTEITATLLSDLDITKYAIYVQDYGAPIGWRLALDNPSAITAIISQNGNAYPEGFVEGFWADVWAYAKEQNAQTESAVRVALTREAIKWQYLHGVLDPTLVDPGTWEHDFALISRPGNDLVQLQLFRDYATNPPLYPRMHEYLRSSQVPLLAVWGENDEIFGPAGAKAFARDLPDARIELLPGGHFLLESNLDEVAALIHDFLATAITR; encoded by the coding sequence ATGGTTGCCATTCACCACCGGTTCGCTCACGTCGGCGGACACAGGATCTTCTACCGTGAGGCCGGTCCTCGCGACTCGCCGACCGTCGTGCTACTTCATGGCTATCCGACCAGCTCGCATATGTTCCGTACACTCATCCCGCTGCTGGCTGACGAATACCACGTCGTGGCGCCAGACCACCTGGGGTTCGGGCTGTCCGACGCGCCCAGTGTCGAAGAATTCGACTACAGCTTCGACGCGCTGACGGAAATTACTGCCACCCTGCTGTCGGACCTGGATATCACCAAGTATGCGATCTACGTGCAGGACTACGGCGCTCCAATCGGCTGGCGGCTCGCGCTGGACAACCCGTCAGCGATTACCGCGATCATCAGCCAGAACGGCAACGCATACCCCGAAGGCTTCGTCGAAGGCTTTTGGGCCGACGTGTGGGCCTATGCGAAGGAGCAGAACGCGCAGACCGAATCCGCTGTCCGTGTCGCTCTGACGCGTGAAGCTATCAAGTGGCAGTACCTACACGGCGTCCTCGATCCCACGCTCGTCGATCCAGGCACCTGGGAACACGACTTCGCACTCATCTCCCGGCCGGGCAACGACCTGGTTCAGCTTCAGCTCTTCCGCGACTACGCCACCAACCCACCGCTGTACCCTCGGATGCACGAGTACTTGCGTTCATCCCAGGTGCCCCTGCTGGCCGTCTGGGGCGAGAATGATGAGATCTTCGGGCCTGCCGGCGCCAAGGCATTCGCCCGGGACCTGCCGGATGCTCGGATCGAACTGCTGCCCGGCGGGCACTTTCTCCTCGAATCCAACCTCGACGAGGTCGCCGCACTCATCCACGACTTCCTCGCGACGGCGATCACTCGGTGA